In Deinococcus psychrotolerans, a genomic segment contains:
- the obgE gene encoding GTPase ObgE — MAFRDILEIEVIGGNGGDGSMSFHRAKYMEKGGPDGGHGGKGGSIILRAVEGVESLERLLGRRKFKAGTGNGGEGRLRNGSDAEDIIIDVPVGTTAFDAETGKAVADLITPGQLKTVARGGAGGRGNSVFASSTRQAPRFSEIGVRGQKRKLRLELRLIADVGLVGYPNAGKSSLLAALSNANPMIAAYPFTTLSPILGVVSAKNDEERLTLADIPGIIEGASEGKGLGLEFLRHISRTRMLVYVLDVAVDPARELQALQAELRSYDPSLLDSMALIALNKIDTVEEDVAMIAEDELAKFGLPVLQVSAAEKMGLSELRLALFELLPSRELWAQTHALEVESDLIVVPALELELREEADKDGQVERIWMVKGGGFEEKIERFARHLEDAAEYLSGVFKRQGLYNALKRVGAREGDSVDIGGLRFEYFEDNDDSRR, encoded by the coding sequence ATGGCCTTCAGAGACATATTAGAAATTGAAGTCATCGGCGGCAACGGCGGCGACGGTTCGATGAGTTTTCACCGCGCCAAATACATGGAAAAAGGCGGCCCCGACGGCGGACACGGCGGCAAAGGCGGCAGCATCATCTTGCGGGCGGTAGAAGGCGTCGAGAGTTTGGAGCGCCTGCTGGGCCGCCGCAAATTCAAGGCCGGTACCGGCAACGGCGGCGAGGGACGCCTGCGCAACGGCTCAGACGCCGAAGACATCATCATCGATGTGCCGGTCGGCACCACTGCTTTCGACGCCGAAACCGGCAAAGCGGTGGCTGATTTGATCACGCCCGGCCAGCTCAAAACAGTCGCCAGAGGCGGCGCGGGCGGGCGCGGCAACAGCGTCTTCGCTTCCAGTACCCGGCAAGCTCCGCGCTTTTCCGAGATCGGGGTGCGCGGCCAGAAGCGCAAACTCCGCTTGGAGCTGCGCCTGATTGCCGATGTGGGCCTGGTGGGCTATCCCAACGCGGGCAAGTCCAGTTTGCTGGCGGCCTTATCGAACGCCAACCCAATGATCGCTGCTTATCCGTTTACCACCCTCTCCCCAATTCTGGGCGTCGTCAGCGCCAAAAACGACGAGGAGCGCCTGACGCTGGCCGACATCCCCGGCATCATCGAGGGAGCCAGCGAGGGCAAGGGACTGGGCCTGGAGTTCCTGCGCCACATCAGCCGCACCCGCATGTTGGTGTATGTCCTGGACGTGGCGGTCGATCCGGCCCGCGAGTTGCAGGCACTGCAAGCCGAACTCCGCAGCTACGATCCGAGCCTGCTCGACAGCATGGCGCTGATTGCGCTGAACAAAATCGATACGGTAGAAGAAGACGTGGCGATGATAGCCGAAGACGAGCTGGCCAAGTTTGGCTTGCCGGTCTTGCAGGTCAGCGCCGCCGAGAAAATGGGCCTGAGCGAGCTGCGCCTCGCCCTCTTCGAGCTGCTGCCTTCCCGCGAGCTGTGGGCGCAGACCCACGCGCTGGAAGTCGAGAGCGACTTGATCGTGGTGCCCGCACTGGAACTCGAACTGCGCGAGGAAGCCGACAAAGACGGCCAAGTCGAGCGCATTTGGATGGTCAAGGGCGGCGGATTCGAAGAAAAGATCGAGCGCTTTGCCCGCCACCTCGAAGACGCCGCCGAATACCTGTCGGGGGTGTTCAAGCGTCAGGGCCTTTACAACGCGCTCAAGCGGGTCGGAGCACGTGAAGGTGACAGTGTCGACATCGGGGGGCTGCGTTTCGAGTATTTTGAAGACAATGACGATTCTCGCCGCTGA
- the rpmA gene encoding 50S ribosomal protein L27: MAHKKGVGSSKNGRDSNPKYLGVKKFGSEKVLAGNILVRQRGTKFKAGVGVGMGRDHTLFALVSGEVVFANKGNKGRFISVLAPAVQLAAD; the protein is encoded by the coding sequence ATGGCTCACAAGAAAGGCGTAGGCTCGTCCAAGAACGGACGCGACAGCAATCCCAAGTACCTCGGCGTTAAGAAATTCGGCAGCGAAAAAGTGCTGGCCGGCAACATCTTGGTTCGCCAGCGCGGCACCAAGTTCAAAGCGGGCGTCGGCGTCGGCATGGGCCGCGACCACACCCTCTTTGCGCTCGTGAGCGGCGAAGTGGTGTTTGCCAACAAGGGCAACAAGGGCCGCTTTATCAGCGTGCTGGCCCCCGCCGTTCAACTCGCCGCCGACTGA
- the rplU gene encoding 50S ribosomal protein L21 → MFAIIQTGGKQYRVEEGDVIRVEKLSGAMGDKLDLKAMMIGGEQVLFGEDAAKFTVMAEVVDHGKLKKIYIRKYKSGVQYRRRTGHRQQFTAIKITGIQG, encoded by the coding sequence ATGTTTGCAATTATCCAGACCGGCGGTAAGCAGTACCGCGTAGAGGAAGGCGACGTAATCCGCGTCGAGAAACTGAGCGGCGCAATGGGCGACAAGCTCGACCTCAAAGCTATGATGATCGGCGGCGAGCAAGTCCTGTTCGGCGAAGACGCTGCCAAGTTCACCGTTATGGCCGAAGTCGTCGATCACGGCAAGCTCAAGAAAATCTACATCCGCAAGTACAAGAGTGGCGTGCAGTACCGCCGCCGCACCGGCCACCGCCAGCAGTTCACGGCCATCAAGATCACCGGCATTCAGGGCTGA
- the xseB gene encoding exodeoxyribonuclease VII small subunit, which produces MSARKAPVGAAKTQSYRAAYQQLTSIAAELEAGETDLDKVLPLLTQAQAAYEICRERIDALRAALDEAAPLETVPLAAELGQDAADSAETEEDDTDDDDDVYF; this is translated from the coding sequence ATGAGCGCCCGAAAAGCTCCAGTGGGCGCGGCCAAGACCCAGAGCTACCGGGCCGCTTATCAACAGCTCACCAGCATTGCCGCCGAGCTGGAAGCCGGCGAAACCGACCTCGATAAAGTGCTGCCGCTGCTGACGCAGGCGCAGGCTGCCTACGAAATCTGTAGAGAGCGCATCGACGCCCTGAGGGCAGCGCTGGACGAGGCTGCGCCGCTGGAGACTGTGCCGCTGGCTGCTGAGTTGGGACAAGACGCCGCCGACTCGGCTGAGACTGAAGAAGATGACACCGATGATGACGACGATGTGTACTTCTGA
- the hemC gene encoding hydroxymethylbilane synthase, giving the protein MRSITVGTRGSALALAQTRWVVARLKEEWPETEFRIQTILTKGDRNRASLESMAAQGDKGFWVKEIEDALAQSRIDIAVHSLKDLPTEQPEGLEIASIPQRVDARDALVGKEGMKKLAELPQGARIGTSSVRRKAFLKAFRPDLEVVELRGNVDTRLAALAGPEYDAIILAAAGLIRSELRNRIDELIDPTILLPAPGQGALALETRSDDDLGIEVAYAIHDLATDDRTTAEREFLAGLGAGCMAPVGAMATLKSGVLTLQGWVAALDGSKVIQGSTQGDPAECADLGAELAQDMLKQGASALIDAARG; this is encoded by the coding sequence ATGCGCTCTATCACTGTTGGCACGAGGGGTTCGGCGTTGGCCCTCGCACAAACCCGCTGGGTTGTGGCCCGCCTCAAAGAAGAATGGCCGGAAACCGAATTTCGCATCCAAACCATCCTCACCAAGGGAGACCGCAATCGGGCCAGCCTGGAAAGCATGGCCGCCCAAGGGGACAAGGGGTTCTGGGTCAAAGAAATTGAAGACGCCCTCGCGCAAAGCCGCATCGACATCGCGGTTCACAGCCTCAAGGATTTGCCCACTGAGCAGCCTGAAGGCCTGGAGATTGCCAGCATTCCGCAGCGTGTGGACGCCCGCGACGCTCTGGTCGGCAAGGAGGGCATGAAAAAGCTGGCCGAGTTGCCGCAGGGTGCCCGGATCGGCACGAGCAGTGTGCGCCGCAAAGCGTTCCTGAAGGCGTTTCGGCCCGACCTTGAGGTGGTGGAGCTTCGCGGCAACGTGGACACCCGCCTCGCCGCGCTGGCTGGCCCCGAATATGACGCCATCATCTTGGCGGCGGCGGGCCTGATCCGCAGCGAACTGCGAAACCGCATTGACGAGCTGATCGACCCCACCATTTTGTTGCCTGCGCCGGGGCAAGGCGCACTGGCGCTCGAAACCCGCAGCGACGACGATTTGGGCATTGAGGTGGCCTACGCCATCCACGACCTCGCGACCGACGACCGCACCACCGCTGAGCGCGAATTTCTGGCCGGACTCGGCGCGGGCTGTATGGCTCCGGTGGGCGCGATGGCGACCCTCAAGAGCGGTGTGCTGACCCTGCAAGGCTGGGTGGCCGCGCTTGACGGCAGCAAGGTCATTCAGGGCAGCACCCAGGGTGACCCCGCCGAATGCGCCGATTTGGGCGCAGAACTGGCCCAGGACATGCTCAAGCAGGGAGCCAGCGCCCTGATCGACGCCGCCCGGGGATGA
- a CDS encoding (R)-mandelonitrile lyase, producing MKHTPSSELPARPAPEDRFTGPVWMQPLTSEVMRVTFTPGARTAWHTHPHGQTLLIVSGSGRAQKRGGPVVSFQAGDIVTVEAGEEHWHGAAPDSVMSHFALQAGQTVWLDKVTDEDYAS from the coding sequence ATGAAGCACACGCCTAGCTCCGAATTGCCCGCCCGCCCCGCCCCGGAAGACCGCTTCACCGGCCCGGTCTGGATGCAGCCCCTCACCTCCGAAGTCATGCGCGTGACCTTTACGCCCGGCGCACGCACCGCTTGGCACACCCACCCACACGGCCAGACCCTGTTGATCGTCAGCGGCAGCGGGCGGGCGCAAAAGCGCGGTGGGCCGGTGGTGTCGTTTCAGGCCGGGGACATCGTGACCGTCGAGGCCGGTGAAGAGCACTGGCACGGCGCGGCTCCCGATTCGGTGATGTCGCACTTCGCCCTGCAAGCGGGCCAAACCGTCTGGCTGGACAAGGTGACGGACGAAGATTACGCAAGCTGA
- a CDS encoding BMP family ABC transporter substrate-binding protein, with protein MNKIQKLLTLALALTVASAATQAGAQDAKLKACFIYVGPTGDIGWSYAHDQGRKAAEKALPWLETQYVESVQEGQALPVIDRLAKNGCKVIFTTSFGYMDDTLAAAKKYPDIIFAHNAGFKRNANMATYMADFYQVYYLNGLAAGALTKSGKVGFVGTFPIPELKRHLSAFALGVKAANPKASVNVKWINSWFDPAKTREASEALLSEGADVMTSAEDSATGVQTAGAKNIPTFSHYNPMLKFSPDNVVSGHVVHWDKIYIDFLTKVHNGTYTNKNLANVDYWWLLSKGAVEMGADNGLPFNAKFVPQLKAAKMMVGGKSVSVYDRIMALDTEMEKGGKFDPFTGPIKDRNGVVRVAAGKTMSIADLNSMSWVAPGVVGQVADEPKK; from the coding sequence ATGAACAAGATTCAAAAGCTGCTCACGCTGGCCCTCGCCCTCACCGTTGCCTCTGCTGCCACTCAGGCGGGCGCACAAGACGCCAAGCTCAAAGCCTGCTTCATTTATGTCGGCCCCACCGGCGACATCGGCTGGAGCTACGCCCACGATCAGGGCCGCAAAGCCGCCGAGAAGGCGCTGCCCTGGCTCGAAACCCAGTATGTGGAGAGCGTGCAAGAAGGCCAGGCGCTCCCAGTCATCGACCGGCTGGCCAAGAACGGCTGCAAGGTGATCTTCACCACGTCTTTCGGCTACATGGACGACACTCTGGCCGCCGCCAAGAAGTACCCCGACATTATTTTTGCCCACAATGCCGGTTTCAAGCGCAATGCCAACATGGCCACCTACATGGCCGACTTTTATCAGGTCTACTACCTCAACGGCCTGGCTGCCGGGGCGCTGACCAAGAGCGGCAAGGTGGGCTTTGTCGGCACCTTCCCGATTCCCGAACTCAAGCGCCACCTCTCGGCCTTTGCACTGGGTGTCAAAGCGGCCAATCCCAAAGCCAGTGTCAACGTCAAGTGGATCAATTCCTGGTTCGACCCGGCCAAAACCCGCGAGGCCAGCGAGGCGCTGCTCTCCGAGGGCGCGGACGTGATGACCAGCGCCGAGGACTCGGCCACCGGGGTGCAGACCGCCGGAGCCAAGAACATTCCGACGTTTAGCCACTACAACCCGATGCTCAAATTTAGCCCCGATAACGTCGTGAGCGGTCACGTCGTCCACTGGGACAAAATTTACATCGATTTCCTGACCAAAGTTCACAACGGCACCTACACCAACAAAAACCTCGCCAACGTGGACTACTGGTGGCTGCTGAGCAAGGGAGCCGTCGAGATGGGCGCGGACAACGGCCTGCCCTTCAACGCCAAGTTCGTGCCGCAGCTCAAGGCCGCCAAGATGATGGTCGGCGGCAAGTCGGTCAGCGTGTATGACCGGATCATGGCGCTCGACACCGAGATGGAAAAGGGCGGCAAATTTGATCCCTTTACCGGCCCGATCAAAGACCGGAACGGTGTGGTGCGCGTGGCTGCCGGTAAAACCATGAGCATTGCCGATCTCAACAGCATGTCGTGGGTCGCGCCCGGTGTGGTGGGCCAGGTCGCCGACGAGCCTAAAAAGTAA
- a CDS encoding ABC transporter permease, with protein sequence MDEILNALLRALAFGTPLLLASLGAVINERAGVVNLGVEGMMALGALAGFAVAYGDGSPGSGSIVLGIVAAMAAGGLAALLHAFVTITLRANQFVSGLSLTLLGLGVAGLLGKKYEGFPLIGQPNQWPFTIGAIVLALLLAFWLTSTRAGLTLRSVGENPAVADVLGLNVNLIRYGAVAFGGAMAGLAGAYLSLVYRPSWTDGMTAGLGWIAVALVIFVGWSPLRSIFGSIFFGLLYYLQFRLQGKTFIPTEFFSAMPYLLVIIVLALAGLRGQQGAAPEALGRPYTRGER encoded by the coding sequence ATGGATGAAATTCTAAACGCTTTGCTCCGCGCCCTTGCGTTCGGCACGCCCCTGCTGCTCGCCTCGCTCGGGGCCGTCATCAACGAGCGGGCGGGCGTGGTCAACCTCGGCGTGGAAGGCATGATGGCGCTTGGCGCACTGGCAGGCTTCGCGGTGGCTTACGGCGACGGCTCGCCCGGCAGCGGCAGCATCGTGCTGGGCATCGTGGCGGCGATGGCGGCGGGCGGTCTGGCGGCCCTGCTGCACGCTTTCGTCACCATTACCCTGCGGGCCAATCAGTTCGTGTCGGGCCTGAGCCTGACCTTGCTGGGCCTGGGCGTGGCGGGTCTGCTCGGCAAAAAGTACGAGGGCTTTCCGCTCATCGGGCAGCCCAACCAGTGGCCCTTCACCATCGGGGCCATCGTGCTGGCGCTGCTGCTGGCCTTCTGGCTGACCAGCACCCGCGCTGGCCTGACCCTGCGCTCGGTGGGCGAGAACCCCGCTGTTGCCGACGTACTGGGTCTGAATGTCAACCTGATCCGCTACGGCGCAGTGGCCTTTGGGGGCGCAATGGCGGGTCTGGCGGGCGCGTACCTCTCGCTGGTCTACCGCCCCTCCTGGACAGACGGCATGACGGCGGGCCTAGGTTGGATCGCGGTGGCGCTGGTGATTTTCGTCGGTTGGAGTCCGCTGCGGTCCATTTTCGGCTCCATCTTCTTCGGGCTGCTGTACTACCTGCAATTTCGGCTTCAAGGCAAGACTTTCATTCCCACCGAATTTTTCTCGGCCATGCCCTACTTGCTGGTCATCATCGTGCTGGCCTTGGCGGGCCTGCGTGGACAGCAAGGAGCTGCGCCCGAAGCGCTGGGTAGACCGTACACGCGCGGCGAAAGGTAA
- a CDS encoding ABC transporter permease: MIRFTPIADPPRGRVAWVTLGALVFALVVAGLIFWLAGTNPFEAYAAMLQGTVSDWSGWAEVLRRGTPLLLIGIGLTLAFRAQFFNIGAEGQLLLGAVAAGGIALFTPLPPLLMLPAMFVGGALAGGLWALIAALLKTRLKVNEILTTLMLNYVATYLLIYLINGPWKGKNVRGFIYSDDFPDFAQLPTLPGTQVGWPTLLLGVLLAVGLQWFLSRSTGGYELRVTGENPEAARYAGISVNSVLFKMAMITGGAAGLAGVGEVAGIHHKLLEPSQISSGYGFTAVIVAWLARGNPLLCLITAPLMGIILAGGDVLKINMNLPFRITDVFSGVILMSLIASEIFVKNRIKFGK, from the coding sequence GTGATCCGTTTTACGCCAATTGCTGATCCCCCACGTGGGCGCGTCGCCTGGGTCACGTTGGGGGCGCTGGTGTTCGCCTTGGTCGTCGCCGGGCTGATTTTCTGGCTGGCCGGAACCAATCCGTTTGAAGCCTACGCCGCCATGCTTCAGGGCACCGTCAGCGATTGGAGTGGCTGGGCCGAAGTCTTGCGGAGAGGTACGCCGCTGCTGCTGATCGGCATCGGCCTGACGCTGGCCTTCCGGGCACAGTTTTTCAATATCGGGGCGGAAGGCCAGCTCCTTCTGGGCGCAGTCGCGGCGGGTGGGATCGCCCTGTTCACGCCGCTGCCGCCGCTGCTGATGCTGCCCGCCATGTTCGTGGGCGGCGCTCTGGCGGGCGGGCTGTGGGCACTCATCGCCGCGCTGCTCAAGACTCGCCTCAAAGTCAACGAAATCCTGACCACCCTGATGCTCAACTACGTGGCCACCTACCTGCTGATCTACCTGATCAACGGCCCCTGGAAAGGCAAAAACGTGCGCGGCTTCATTTACTCCGATGACTTCCCCGACTTCGCGCAGTTGCCCACTCTGCCCGGTACCCAGGTCGGCTGGCCTACTTTGCTGCTGGGCGTGCTGCTGGCGGTGGGACTCCAGTGGTTTCTCAGCCGCAGCACTGGCGGCTACGAGCTGCGGGTCACCGGCGAGAATCCCGAGGCGGCCCGCTACGCCGGAATCAGCGTCAACAGTGTGCTGTTCAAGATGGCCATGATCACCGGCGGCGCGGCGGGCCTGGCGGGTGTGGGCGAGGTGGCGGGCATTCACCACAAGCTGCTGGAACCCAGCCAGATTTCCTCGGGCTACGGCTTTACGGCTGTCATCGTGGCCTGGTTGGCACGCGGCAACCCGCTGCTGTGCCTCATTACCGCGCCGCTGATGGGCATCATCTTGGCAGGCGGCGACGTGCTGAAAATCAATATGAACCTGCCATTCCGCATCACCGATGTCTTTTCCGGCGTCATTTTGATGAGCCTGATTGCCAGCGAGATTTTTGTAAAAAACCGGATTAAGTTCGGGAAGTGA
- a CDS encoding ABC transporter ATP-binding protein, translating to MTAPQPTSASPPVLELRGITKRFPGVVANDNVNLYLNAGEVLALLGENGAGKSTVISVMYGLYRPDEGQTLVNGQAVTISSPAQALKLGIGLVPQHPMLVSKHSVAENLALGTSTGLFPARTMAGRIRELSQKYGLAVDPSARVSQLSPGEKQRVEILRSLLRGVKVLILDEPTSVLTPQEVEGLFKVMTELKADGKSLVFISHKLGEVLEITDRVTVLRKGKVTGNAPTAGATRETLAEMMVGRSVSFERKRETPPNLSSAHVRFAARNLQALSSRGLPALRGVNLDLRAGEIIGVAGVAGNGQSELVEVLAGLHHLQAGEIKLDGQPLSQNARAIFESGVAHIPEDRIHMGTVPSMTVAENLALRDYAKPPLARGAVRDLGALDAHAKNMVKAFDISTPGVDTPSRLLSGGNIQKIILARELGDSSQKDGAKVILAVHPTYGLDIGATEQVHRTLMDATERGACVLLVSEDLDELLALSDSIAVMYHGELLGPYPAAAATREGIGLIMAGGADSQGLPHGAGPGDLTENAGPDEVSHTTGLKA from the coding sequence ATGACTGCCCCTCAGCCCACCTCCGCCTCGCCGCCCGTGCTAGAACTGCGCGGCATCACCAAACGCTTTCCCGGCGTGGTCGCCAACGACAACGTAAATCTGTATCTGAATGCGGGCGAGGTGCTGGCCCTGCTCGGCGAAAACGGCGCGGGCAAGAGCACCGTGATTTCCGTGATGTACGGCCTCTACCGCCCCGACGAGGGCCAGACGCTGGTCAACGGTCAGGCCGTAACCATCAGCAGCCCGGCGCAGGCGCTCAAGCTCGGCATCGGCCTGGTGCCGCAGCACCCGATGCTGGTGTCCAAGCATTCGGTGGCCGAAAATCTGGCGCTGGGCACCAGCACGGGCCTGTTTCCGGCGCGGACGATGGCCGGGCGCATCCGTGAATTGTCACAAAAGTACGGCCTGGCGGTTGACCCGAGTGCCAGGGTTTCGCAGCTCTCGCCCGGCGAAAAACAACGGGTGGAAATTTTGCGCTCGCTGCTGCGCGGCGTCAAAGTGCTGATCTTGGACGAACCCACCAGTGTGCTGACCCCGCAGGAAGTGGAGGGTTTATTTAAGGTGATGACCGAACTCAAGGCCGACGGTAAGAGCCTGGTGTTCATATCTCACAAGCTCGGCGAGGTGCTGGAAATCACCGACCGGGTGACGGTGCTCAGGAAGGGCAAAGTCACTGGCAACGCGCCCACCGCCGGAGCGACCCGCGAAACGCTCGCCGAGATGATGGTGGGCCGCTCGGTCAGCTTTGAGCGCAAAAGGGAGACTCCGCCGAACCTCTCCAGCGCTCACGTTCGGTTTGCTGCTCGCAATTTGCAGGCGCTCTCCAGCCGGGGATTGCCTGCTTTGCGGGGCGTGAATCTGGACTTGCGGGCCGGGGAAATTATCGGCGTGGCGGGTGTGGCAGGCAACGGGCAAAGCGAGTTGGTAGAAGTGCTGGCCGGACTACATCACCTTCAGGCCGGAGAGATCAAGCTCGACGGGCAACCGCTCAGCCAGAACGCTCGGGCGATTTTTGAATCCGGCGTGGCCCACATCCCCGAAGACCGCATCCACATGGGCACAGTGCCGAGCATGACGGTGGCCGAGAATCTGGCGCTGCGCGATTACGCCAAGCCCCCACTGGCACGCGGCGCGGTGCGTGACCTCGGGGCACTCGACGCCCACGCCAAAAATATGGTCAAAGCCTTTGATATCAGCACCCCCGGCGTGGACACTCCTTCGCGGCTGCTGTCGGGCGGCAACATCCAGAAAATCATTCTGGCCCGCGAACTCGGTGACAGTTCGCAAAAGGATGGGGCCAAGGTCATTCTGGCGGTTCATCCCACCTACGGCCTGGACATCGGCGCAACCGAGCAAGTTCACCGCACCCTGATGGACGCCACCGAGCGCGGGGCCTGCGTATTGCTGGTCAGCGAAGACCTCGACGAGTTGCTGGCGCTTTCGGACAGTATCGCGGTGATGTATCACGGCGAGCTGCTGGGGCCATATCCGGCGGCGGCGGCCACCCGCGAGGGCATCGGCCTGATCATGGCGGGCGGCGCAGACAGTCAGGGTTTGCCGCACGGCGCTGGCCCCGGCGACCTGACCGAGAATGCTGGGCCGGACGAAGTCAGCCACACCACAGGACTCAAAGCGTGA
- a CDS encoding sigma 54-interacting transcriptional regulator codes for MPNDTKLPQTVGELLSLPEYAGRAPFDGKSRRVQDEVRENLKRKLRSGETLFPGVVGYDDSVVPQLINALLARQNFILLGLRGQAKSRILRAITSLLDPHIPAIAESEISDDPLNPISAQGEELLREHGNNLPLKWIAREDRYVEKLATPDVTVADLIGDVDPIKAARLGTALGDVRSMHFGLLPRANRGIFAVNELADLSPKVQVALFNILQEGDVQIKGYPVRLELDVMLVFSANPEDYTARGKIVTPLKDRIGSEVRTHYPKTVDEGMSITAQEAVRDSSVTVPGYMAELIEEIAFQAREDGRVDKLSGVSQRLPISLMEVAAANAEARSLRMGDEPVVRVSDVYAGLPAITGKLELEYEGELRGADVIAKDIIRKAAGQVYGRHYSSADTKALEKWFDDGNVFRFPQAGDVAAALKAAGAVPNLSTLAAEVAEQAGDAHRLSAAEFILEGLYGRKKLSRAEESYAAAEPETQRRAGGRWN; via the coding sequence ATGCCGAATGACACAAAACTGCCCCAGACCGTTGGTGAACTGCTCAGCTTGCCCGAATACGCGGGCCGCGCTCCTTTTGACGGCAAAAGCCGCCGCGTCCAAGACGAAGTGCGCGAGAATCTCAAGCGCAAGCTCAGGAGCGGCGAGACGCTGTTTCCCGGTGTGGTCGGCTACGACGACTCGGTGGTGCCACAACTGATCAATGCCTTGCTGGCTCGCCAGAATTTCATCTTGCTGGGGCTGCGCGGTCAGGCCAAGAGCCGGATTTTGCGGGCGATTACCTCGCTGCTCGACCCGCACATTCCGGCGATTGCCGAGAGCGAAATCAGCGACGATCCCCTCAACCCGATCAGCGCCCAGGGTGAGGAACTGCTGCGCGAACACGGCAATAACCTGCCGCTCAAGTGGATTGCCCGCGAAGACCGCTATGTCGAAAAGCTCGCCACCCCCGACGTGACGGTGGCCGATCTGATCGGCGACGTTGACCCGATCAAGGCCGCCCGCCTCGGCACCGCGCTGGGCGACGTGCGGAGCATGCACTTCGGACTCCTGCCGCGTGCCAACCGGGGCATTTTCGCCGTCAACGAACTGGCCGATCTGTCGCCCAAGGTGCAGGTGGCGCTGTTTAACATCCTGCAAGAAGGCGATGTGCAGATCAAAGGCTACCCGGTCAGACTGGAGCTGGACGTGATGCTGGTCTTCAGCGCCAACCCCGAGGACTACACCGCACGCGGCAAGATCGTCACGCCGCTCAAGGACCGCATCGGCAGCGAAGTCCGCACCCACTACCCCAAAACGGTGGACGAAGGCATGTCGATCACCGCGCAGGAAGCGGTGCGCGACAGCAGCGTCACCGTACCCGGCTACATGGCCGAGCTGATCGAGGAAATCGCCTTCCAGGCCCGCGAAGATGGCCGGGTGGACAAGCTCAGCGGCGTCTCGCAGCGTCTGCCGATCTCGCTGATGGAAGTCGCTGCTGCTAACGCCGAAGCCCGCTCGCTCCGAATGGGTGACGAGCCGGTGGTGCGCGTCAGCGACGTGTATGCCGGACTGCCCGCGATTACCGGCAAGCTGGAACTCGAATACGAGGGCGAGCTGCGCGGCGCGGACGTGATCGCCAAGGACATCATTCGCAAGGCGGCGGGCCAGGTCTACGGACGCCACTATTCCAGCGCCGACACCAAGGCCCTGGAAAAGTGGTTTGACGACGGCAATGTCTTCCGCTTTCCGCAGGCAGGCGATGTGGCCGCCGCGCTCAAAGCTGCCGGAGCGGTGCCCAACCTGAGTACGCTGGCTGCCGAGGTCGCCGAGCAAGCGGGCGACGCCCACCGCCTCAGCGCCGCCGAGTTCATCTTGGAAGGCCTGTATGGCCGCAAGAAACTCTCCCGAGCCGAGGAAAGCTACGCCGCCGCCGAGCCGGAAACGCAGCGCCGTGCCGGGGGCCGCTGGAACTAA